From the Streptomyces pluripotens genome, one window contains:
- a CDS encoding FadR/GntR family transcriptional regulator, with protein MNLSDSQTGGLGLRRISAMEAVLGHLRDAIERGEYAVGDKLPSEAELCRTLEVSRPVLREALRALQTMGLTASRTGKGTFVVAQAVEDPTFGDYAASDLLEVRRHIEIPVAGYAALRRTPENLDHLNHLLDRMERETDTTAWVAMDTLFHLAVAEAAQNPVFRRVIEEIRDALARQSAFLNELGGRREQSNREHRAIVEALTSGSEHDSLEAMSHHLDRVETTLTDIMRPQRTGPSAEGGPGA; from the coding sequence GTGAACCTGTCAGACAGCCAGACAGGTGGTCTGGGTCTTCGGCGCATCAGTGCCATGGAAGCGGTCCTCGGCCACCTCCGTGATGCCATCGAGCGCGGCGAGTACGCCGTCGGCGACAAGCTCCCCTCCGAGGCAGAGCTGTGCCGCACCCTGGAAGTTTCCCGGCCCGTGCTGCGCGAGGCGCTGCGCGCGCTGCAGACGATGGGCCTGACCGCGTCCCGGACCGGCAAGGGCACCTTCGTCGTCGCCCAAGCGGTCGAGGACCCCACGTTCGGCGACTACGCGGCCAGCGACCTGCTGGAGGTGCGCCGCCACATCGAGATTCCGGTCGCCGGGTACGCGGCCCTGCGCCGCACCCCGGAGAACCTGGACCATCTGAACCACCTGCTCGACCGCATGGAGCGGGAGACGGACACCACCGCGTGGGTGGCGATGGACACCCTCTTCCACCTCGCGGTGGCTGAGGCCGCCCAGAATCCGGTCTTCCGCCGGGTCATCGAGGAGATCCGGGACGCACTGGCACGCCAGTCGGCCTTCCTCAACGAACTGGGTGGGCGACGTGAGCAGTCCAACCGTGAGCACCGGGCGATCGTCGAAGCGCTGACCAGTGGTTCCGAACACGATTCGCTGGAAGCCATGAGCCATCACCTGGACCGCGTCGAGACGACCCTCACCGACATCATGCGTCCCCAGCGGACGGGTCCCTCCGCGGAAGGCGGCCCCGGGGCGTGA